The following are from one region of the Bos mutus isolate GX-2022 chromosome 18, NWIPB_WYAK_1.1, whole genome shotgun sequence genome:
- the IRF3 gene encoding interferon regulatory factor 3, whose translation MGTQKPRILPWLISQLDRGELEGVAWLGESRTRFRIPWKHGLRQDAQQEDFGIFQAWAVASGAYTPGKDKPDLPTWKRNFRSALNRKEVLRLAEDHSKDSQDPHKIYEFVNSGVRDIPEPDTSQDNGRHNTSDTQEDTLEKLLSDMDLSPGGPSNLTMASENPPQFLQSPDSDIPALCPNSGLSENPLKQLLANEEDWEFEVTAFYRGCQVFQQTVFCPGGLRLVGSEAGDRMLPGQPIRLPDPATSLTDKSVTDYVQRVLSCLGGGLALWRAGQWLCAQRLGHCHVYWAIGEELLPSCGHKPDGEVPKDREGGVFNLGPFITDLITFIEGSRRSPLYTLWFCVGQSWPQDQPWIKRLVMVKVVPMCLRVLVDIARQGGASSLENTVDLHISNSDPLSLTPDQYMACLQDLAEDMDF comes from the exons ATGGGAACCCAAAAGCCTCGGATACTGCCCTGGCTGATATCTCAGCTGGACCGAGGGGAGTTGGAGGGCGTGGCCTGGCTGGGCGAGAGCCGCACGCGTTTCCGCATCCCTTGGAAGCACGGCTTGCGGCAGGATGCCCAGCAGGAGGATTTCGGCATCTTCCAG GCCTGGGCTGTAGCCAGTGGTGCCTATACTCCTGGGAAGGATAAGCCCGACCTGCCGACCTGGAAGAGGAATTTCCGGTCTGCCCTGAACCGGAAGGAAGTGTTGCGTTTAGCGGAGGACCACAGCAAGGACTCCCAAGACCCACACAAAATCTATGAGTTTGTGAACTCAG GAGTCAGGGACATCCCTGAGCCAGATACCTCTCAAGACAATGGCAGACACAATACCTCTGATACCCAG GAAGACACTCTGGAGAAGTTACTGAGTGACATGGACTTGAGCCCAGGAGGGCCCTCGAATCTGACTATGGCCTCTGAGAACCCCCCTCAGTTCTTGCAGAGTCCCGACTCAGACATCCCTGCTCTTTGCCCAAACTCGGGACTCTCTGAAAACCCCCTGAAGCAGCTGTTGGCAAACGAGGAAG ATTGGGAGTTCGAGGTGACTGCCTTCTACCGGGGCTGCCAAGTCTTCCAGCAGACTGTCTTCTGCCCTGGGGGCCTGCGGCTGGTGGGATCAGAAGCAGGGGACAGGATGCTGCCTGGGCAGCCTATACGACTGCCGGACCCTGCGACGTCCCTGACAGACAAGAGTGTGACAGACTACGTGCAGCGTGTGCTGAGCTGCCTGGGCGGGGGGCTGGCCCTGTGGCGGGCCGGGCAGTGGCTCTGCGCCCAGAGGCTGGGGCACTGCCACGTGTACTGGGCCATAGGCGAGGAGCTCCTCCCCAGCTGTGGCCACAAGCCTGACGGCGAGGTcccgaaggacagggaaggaggTGTGTTCAACCTGGGGCCCTTCATAACAG ATCTGATCACCTTCATTGAAGGAAGCAGACGTTCACCACTCTATACCCTCTGGTTCTGTGTGGGGCAGTCATGGCCCCAGGACCAGCCATGGATCAAGAGGCTTGTGATGGTCAAG GTTGTCCCCATGTGTCTCAGGGTTCTTGTAGACATAGCGCGGCAAGGGGGTGCCTCCTCCCTGGAGAACACTGTCGACCTGCACATTTCCAACAGCGAccccctctccctcaccccagACCAGTACATGGCCTGCCTCCAGGACCTGGCCGAAGACATGGATTTCTAG
- the SCAF1 gene encoding splicing factor, arginine/serine-rich 19 isoform X2 → MEEEDESRGKTEESGEDRGDGPPDRDPTLSPPAFILRAIQQAVGSSLQGDLPNDKDGSRCHGLRWRRCRSPRSEPRSQESGGTDTATVLDMAADGLLAGLVSILDPPDTWVPSHMDLRPGESEDMLELVAEVRIGDRDPVPLPVPSLLPRLRAWRTGKTVSPQSHSSRPTCARHLLTLGTGDGGPAPPPAPSSASSSPSPSPSSSSPSPPPPPPPPAPPAPPAPRFDIYDPFHPTDEAYSPPPAPEQKYDPFEPTGSNPSSSAGTPSPEEEEEEEEEEEEEGLSQSISRISETLAGIYDDNSLSQDFPGDESPGPDPQPLQPTPAPGTPPQADSTRADGATRRRVFVVGTEAEACREGKVSVEVVTAGGAALPPPLLPPGDSEIEEGEIVQPEEEPRMAVSLFRAGGRAARPPPVAPSAAQPPPPPPAPRAPEGDDFLSLHAESDGEGALQVDLGEPAPAPPAADTRWGGLDLRRKILTQRRERYRQRSPSPAVAPAPAAPTGPPTRKKSRRERKRSGGEAKEAASSSSGAQPAPPAPASPWDSKKHRSRDRKPGSHASSSTRRRSRSRSTRHRSRSTDRRRGGSRRSRSREKRRRRRRSNSPPPATSSSSSSRRERHRGKHRDGGGSKKKKKRSRSRGEKRSGDSEKGPPPAQPPSGSTSLGSDRDSRRRGAVPPSIQDLTDHDLFAIKRTITVGRPDKSDPRGPSPAPASSPKREVLYDSEGLSAEERGGKNSEKDRRRSGAASSSSSSREKGSRRKALDGGDRERDRDRDRDRSSKKTRPPKELAPSSGPPPKPPVSSGSGSSSSSSSSSSRKVKLQSKVAVLIREGVSSTTPAREASSAGLGSIGVKFSRDRESRSPFLKPDERAPAEVAKAAQGSTKPKKTKVKAKAGAKKTKGTKGKTKPSKTRKKIRSGGSSGPVTLKKSKADSCSQAAGAKGAEETSWSGEERAAKAPSTPPPKVAPPPPALTPDSQTVDSSCKTPEVSFLPEEAAEEAGVRVGAEEEEEEEEEEEEEEEEEQQPATTTATSTAAAAPSAAPSAGSTAGDSGAEDGPAPRGSQLPTLPPPMPWNLPAGVDCTTSGVLALTALLFKMEEANLASRAKAQELIQATNQILSHRKPPSSLGVTPAPVPTSLGLPPGPSSYLLPGSLPLGGCGSTPPTPTGLAAASDKREGSSSSEGRGDTDKYLKKLHTQERAVEEVKLAIKPYYQKKDITKEEYKDILRKAVHKICHSKSGEINPVKVSNLVRAYVQRYRYFRKHGRKPGDPPGPPRPPKEPGPPDKGGPGLPLPPL, encoded by the exons ATGGAGGAAGAAGATGAGTCTCGAGGGAAGACGGAAGAGTCAGGCGAGGATCGGGGCGACGGTCCGCCAGACAGAGACCCTacgctttctcctcctgcttttatCCTG CGGGCCATTCAGCAGGCTGTGGGGAGTTCCCTGCAGGGGGATCTGCCAAATGATAAAG ATGGCTCTCGGTGTCATGGCCTTCGATGGAGGCGCTGCCGGAGCCCACGATCGGAGCCCCGTTCCCAGGAATCCGGGGGGACTGACACGGCTACA GTGTTGGACATGGCTGCCGACGGCCTCCTTGCGGGGCTGGTGAGCATCCTGGATCCCCCAGACACCTGGGTTCCTAGCCACATGGACCTGCGTCCTGGCGA AAGCGAGGACATGCTGGAGCTGGTGGCCGAGGTCCGAATTGGGGACAGGGATCCAGTCCCTCTGCCGGTACCCAGCCTGCTGCCTCGTCTCAGGGCCTGGAGGACAGGCAAAACGG TTTCTCCGCAGTCTCACTCTTCTCGACCCACCTGTGCCCGCCACCTCCTCACCTTGGGCACTGGAGACGggggccctgcccctccccctgccccctcctctgcatcctcctccccttccccttcgcCCTCCTCATCCTCCCCTTCCCCGcctccccctccaccacccccagcGCCCCCAGCTCCTCCTGCACCCCGGTTTGATATCTATGACCCCTTCCACCCCACCGACGAGGCCTATTCCCCACCGCCTGCTCCGGAGCAGAAGTACGACCCCTTCGAGCCCACAGGCTCCAACCCCAGCTCATCAGCCGGGACCCCTTCacctgaggaggaggaagaggaagaagaggaagaagaggaggagggccTGTCACAGAGCATCAGCCGCATCTCTGAGACCCTGGCCGGCATCTACGACGACAACAGCCTGagccaggacttcccaggtgacgaGAGCCCGGGCCCCGACCCCCAGCCCTTGCAGCCGACTCCAGCCCCTGGCACACCGCCCCAGGCCGACTCCACCAGGGCCGACGGAGCCACCCGCCGGCGTGTCTTTGTAGTGGGGACCGAGGCGGAGGCCTGTCGGGAAGGCAAGGTCTCCGTAGAGGTGGTGACAGCTGGCGGAGCTGCCCTCCCGCCCCCTCTGCTGCCTCCGGGCGACTCGGAGATTGAGGAGGGCGAGATCGTCCAGCCCGAGGAGGAGCCCAGAATGGCGGTTTCCCTCTTCCGCGCCGGCGGCCGGGCAGCGCGGCCCCCACCCGTGGCCCCCTCTGcggcccagcccccgcccccgccgcccgcaCCCCGGGCCCCCGAGGGGGACGACTTCTTGTCTCTGCACGCGGAGTCCGACGGCGAGGGCGCCCTGCAGGTGGACCTGGGGGAGCCGGCCCCCGCGCCGCCAGCCGCCGACACGCGCTGGGGCGGCCTGGACCTGCGGCGCAAGATCCTGACCCAGCGGCGCGAGCGTTACCGGCAGCGATCGCCCTCTCCGGCCgtggcccccgcccccgccgcccccaccgGCCCGCCCACCCGCAAGAAGTCGAGGCGGGAACGCAAGCGGAGCGGCGGCGAGGCCAAGGAGGCCGCCTCTTCCTCCTCCGGAGCGCAGCCCGCCCCGCCGGCCCCGGCCTCCCCCTGGGACTCCAAGAAGCACCGCTCGCGGGACCGCAAGCCGGGCTCCCACGCCTCATCGTCCACCCGCCGCCGCTCGCGGTCCCGTTCCACCCGCCACCGCTCGCGGAGCACCGACCGGCGCCGCGGGGGCAGCCGCCGGTCACGGTCCCGGGAGAAAAGGCGGCGGCGGAGGCGCTCGAACTCACCGCCTCCGGCCACCTCATCTTCCTCGTCCTCCCGCCGCGAGCGGCACCGTGGCAAGCACCGCGATGGCGGTGGcagcaagaagaagaagaagcggTCGCGGTCTCGGGGCGAGAAGCGTTCCGGGGACAGCGAGAAGGGCCCTCCCCCGGCCCAGCCGCCCTCCGGCTCCACCTCCCTGGGCAGTGACCGGGACAGCCGCCGGCGGGGGGCCGTTCCGCCCTCCATCCAGGACCTCACGGACCACGACCTCTTCGCCATCAAGCGGACCATCACCGTGGGCCGGCCGGATAAGTCTGACCCCCGAGGCCCCTCCCCGGCCCCGGCCTCATCCCCCAAGCGGGAGGTCCTGTACGACTCGGAGGGGCTGAGCGCCGAGGAGCGGGGCGGCAAGAACAGCGAGAAGGACCGGCGGCGCTCCggggctgcctcctcctcctcctcctcccgggaGAAGGGATCGCGGCGGAAGGCGCTGGACGGGGGGGACCgggagagggacagagacaggGACAGGGACAGGTCGTCCAAGAAGACCCGGCCCCCCAAGGAGTTGGCACCCTCTTCGGGGCCCCCGCCAAAGCCTCCAGTCAGCAGCGGCTCGGGCTCCTCGTCCTCCTCGTCCTCGTCGTCTTCCCGGAAGGTGAAGCTGCAGTCCAAGGTGGCGGTGCTGATCCGCGAGGGCGTCAGCAGTACCACGCCGGCCAGGGAGGCCTCCTCTGCCGGCCTGGGCTCCATCGGAGTCAAGTTCAGCCGCGACCGGGAGAGCCGCTCCCCCTTCCTCAAGCCAGACGAGCGGGCCCCTGCGGAGGTGGCCAAAGCAGCTCAGGGCAGCACCAAGCCCAAAAAGACCAAGGTCAAGGCCAAGGCTGGGGCCAAGAAAACCAAGGGGACCAAGGGAAAGACCAAGCCATCCAAGACCAGGAAAAAGATCCGCAGCGGGGGCAGCAGTGGCCCGGTGACGCTGAAGAAGTCCAAGGCGGATAGCTGCAGCCAGGCCGCGGGAGCCAAGGGGGCCGAGGAGACCTCCTGGTCCGGGGAAGAGCGGGCAGCCAAGGcccccagcaccccaccccccaaggtGGCCCCTCCACCCCCTGCACTGACGCCCGACTCGCAGACTGTGGACAGCAGCTGCAAGACACCTGAGGTCTCCTTCCTGCCAGAAGAGGCCGCTGAGGAGGCTGGGGTCCGGGttggggcagaggaggaggaggaggaggaagaggaggaggaggaggaggaggaggaggagcagcagccGGCCACCACCACAGCCACCAGCACGGCGGCAGCCGCGCCGAGTGCTGCCCCGAGTGCAGGGTCCACAGCTGGTGACTCGGGGGCGGAGGACGGGCCCGCTCCCCGCGGCTCCCAGCTGCCCACCCTGCCCCCGCCCATGCCCTGGAACCTGCCCGCGGGCGTGGACTGCACTACCAGCGGCGTCCTGGCCT TGACTGCACTTCTCTTCAAGATGGAAGAAGCCAATCTGGCGAGCCGAGCAAAGGCCCAGGAGCTGATCCAGGCCACCAACCAG ATCCTCAGCCACAGGAAGCCACCCTCAAGTCTGGGGGTGACCCCAGCTCCTGTGCCCACctccctgggtctgccccctggCCCCTCCAGCTACCTGCTGCCTGGCAGCCTCCCCCTGGGAGGCTGCGgctccacccctcccacccccactgggCTGGCTGCAGCGTCTGACAAGAGAGAGGGCAGCAGCAGCTCCGAGGGACGTGGGGACACAGACAAG TATCTGAAGAAGCTGCACACACAGGAGCGGGCGGTGGAGGAGGTGAAGCTGGCCATCAAGCCGTATTATCAGAAAAAGGACATCACCAAGGAGGAGTACAAGGACATCCTGAGGAAGGCCGTCCACAAG ATCTGCCACAGCAAAAGTGGGGAGATCAACCCCGTGAAGGTGAGCAACCTGGTGCGCGCCTACGTCCAACGCTACCGCTACTTCCGCAAGCATGGCCGCAAGCCAGGGGACCCTCCGGGGCCCCCGCGGCCACCCAAGGAGCCAGGACCCCCTGACAAAGGCGGCCCGGGCCTGCCCTTGCCCCCTCTCTGA
- the SCAF1 gene encoding splicing factor, arginine/serine-rich 19 isoform X1 → MAAEVTMEEEDESRGKTEESGEDRGDGPPDRDPTLSPPAFILRAIQQAVGSSLQGDLPNDKDGSRCHGLRWRRCRSPRSEPRSQESGGTDTATVLDMAADGLLAGLVSILDPPDTWVPSHMDLRPGESEDMLELVAEVRIGDRDPVPLPVPSLLPRLRAWRTGKTVSPQSHSSRPTCARHLLTLGTGDGGPAPPPAPSSASSSPSPSPSSSSPSPPPPPPPPAPPAPPAPRFDIYDPFHPTDEAYSPPPAPEQKYDPFEPTGSNPSSSAGTPSPEEEEEEEEEEEEEGLSQSISRISETLAGIYDDNSLSQDFPGDESPGPDPQPLQPTPAPGTPPQADSTRADGATRRRVFVVGTEAEACREGKVSVEVVTAGGAALPPPLLPPGDSEIEEGEIVQPEEEPRMAVSLFRAGGRAARPPPVAPSAAQPPPPPPAPRAPEGDDFLSLHAESDGEGALQVDLGEPAPAPPAADTRWGGLDLRRKILTQRRERYRQRSPSPAVAPAPAAPTGPPTRKKSRRERKRSGGEAKEAASSSSGAQPAPPAPASPWDSKKHRSRDRKPGSHASSSTRRRSRSRSTRHRSRSTDRRRGGSRRSRSREKRRRRRRSNSPPPATSSSSSSRRERHRGKHRDGGGSKKKKKRSRSRGEKRSGDSEKGPPPAQPPSGSTSLGSDRDSRRRGAVPPSIQDLTDHDLFAIKRTITVGRPDKSDPRGPSPAPASSPKREVLYDSEGLSAEERGGKNSEKDRRRSGAASSSSSSREKGSRRKALDGGDRERDRDRDRDRSSKKTRPPKELAPSSGPPPKPPVSSGSGSSSSSSSSSSRKVKLQSKVAVLIREGVSSTTPAREASSAGLGSIGVKFSRDRESRSPFLKPDERAPAEVAKAAQGSTKPKKTKVKAKAGAKKTKGTKGKTKPSKTRKKIRSGGSSGPVTLKKSKADSCSQAAGAKGAEETSWSGEERAAKAPSTPPPKVAPPPPALTPDSQTVDSSCKTPEVSFLPEEAAEEAGVRVGAEEEEEEEEEEEEEEEEEQQPATTTATSTAAAAPSAAPSAGSTAGDSGAEDGPAPRGSQLPTLPPPMPWNLPAGVDCTTSGVLALTALLFKMEEANLASRAKAQELIQATNQILSHRKPPSSLGVTPAPVPTSLGLPPGPSSYLLPGSLPLGGCGSTPPTPTGLAAASDKREGSSSSEGRGDTDKYLKKLHTQERAVEEVKLAIKPYYQKKDITKEEYKDILRKAVHKICHSKSGEINPVKVSNLVRAYVQRYRYFRKHGRKPGDPPGPPRPPKEPGPPDKGGPGLPLPPL, encoded by the exons GTGACCATGGAGGAAGAAGATGAGTCTCGAGGGAAGACGGAAGAGTCAGGCGAGGATCGGGGCGACGGTCCGCCAGACAGAGACCCTacgctttctcctcctgcttttatCCTG CGGGCCATTCAGCAGGCTGTGGGGAGTTCCCTGCAGGGGGATCTGCCAAATGATAAAG ATGGCTCTCGGTGTCATGGCCTTCGATGGAGGCGCTGCCGGAGCCCACGATCGGAGCCCCGTTCCCAGGAATCCGGGGGGACTGACACGGCTACA GTGTTGGACATGGCTGCCGACGGCCTCCTTGCGGGGCTGGTGAGCATCCTGGATCCCCCAGACACCTGGGTTCCTAGCCACATGGACCTGCGTCCTGGCGA AAGCGAGGACATGCTGGAGCTGGTGGCCGAGGTCCGAATTGGGGACAGGGATCCAGTCCCTCTGCCGGTACCCAGCCTGCTGCCTCGTCTCAGGGCCTGGAGGACAGGCAAAACGG TTTCTCCGCAGTCTCACTCTTCTCGACCCACCTGTGCCCGCCACCTCCTCACCTTGGGCACTGGAGACGggggccctgcccctccccctgccccctcctctgcatcctcctccccttccccttcgcCCTCCTCATCCTCCCCTTCCCCGcctccccctccaccacccccagcGCCCCCAGCTCCTCCTGCACCCCGGTTTGATATCTATGACCCCTTCCACCCCACCGACGAGGCCTATTCCCCACCGCCTGCTCCGGAGCAGAAGTACGACCCCTTCGAGCCCACAGGCTCCAACCCCAGCTCATCAGCCGGGACCCCTTCacctgaggaggaggaagaggaagaagaggaagaagaggaggagggccTGTCACAGAGCATCAGCCGCATCTCTGAGACCCTGGCCGGCATCTACGACGACAACAGCCTGagccaggacttcccaggtgacgaGAGCCCGGGCCCCGACCCCCAGCCCTTGCAGCCGACTCCAGCCCCTGGCACACCGCCCCAGGCCGACTCCACCAGGGCCGACGGAGCCACCCGCCGGCGTGTCTTTGTAGTGGGGACCGAGGCGGAGGCCTGTCGGGAAGGCAAGGTCTCCGTAGAGGTGGTGACAGCTGGCGGAGCTGCCCTCCCGCCCCCTCTGCTGCCTCCGGGCGACTCGGAGATTGAGGAGGGCGAGATCGTCCAGCCCGAGGAGGAGCCCAGAATGGCGGTTTCCCTCTTCCGCGCCGGCGGCCGGGCAGCGCGGCCCCCACCCGTGGCCCCCTCTGcggcccagcccccgcccccgccgcccgcaCCCCGGGCCCCCGAGGGGGACGACTTCTTGTCTCTGCACGCGGAGTCCGACGGCGAGGGCGCCCTGCAGGTGGACCTGGGGGAGCCGGCCCCCGCGCCGCCAGCCGCCGACACGCGCTGGGGCGGCCTGGACCTGCGGCGCAAGATCCTGACCCAGCGGCGCGAGCGTTACCGGCAGCGATCGCCCTCTCCGGCCgtggcccccgcccccgccgcccccaccgGCCCGCCCACCCGCAAGAAGTCGAGGCGGGAACGCAAGCGGAGCGGCGGCGAGGCCAAGGAGGCCGCCTCTTCCTCCTCCGGAGCGCAGCCCGCCCCGCCGGCCCCGGCCTCCCCCTGGGACTCCAAGAAGCACCGCTCGCGGGACCGCAAGCCGGGCTCCCACGCCTCATCGTCCACCCGCCGCCGCTCGCGGTCCCGTTCCACCCGCCACCGCTCGCGGAGCACCGACCGGCGCCGCGGGGGCAGCCGCCGGTCACGGTCCCGGGAGAAAAGGCGGCGGCGGAGGCGCTCGAACTCACCGCCTCCGGCCACCTCATCTTCCTCGTCCTCCCGCCGCGAGCGGCACCGTGGCAAGCACCGCGATGGCGGTGGcagcaagaagaagaagaagcggTCGCGGTCTCGGGGCGAGAAGCGTTCCGGGGACAGCGAGAAGGGCCCTCCCCCGGCCCAGCCGCCCTCCGGCTCCACCTCCCTGGGCAGTGACCGGGACAGCCGCCGGCGGGGGGCCGTTCCGCCCTCCATCCAGGACCTCACGGACCACGACCTCTTCGCCATCAAGCGGACCATCACCGTGGGCCGGCCGGATAAGTCTGACCCCCGAGGCCCCTCCCCGGCCCCGGCCTCATCCCCCAAGCGGGAGGTCCTGTACGACTCGGAGGGGCTGAGCGCCGAGGAGCGGGGCGGCAAGAACAGCGAGAAGGACCGGCGGCGCTCCggggctgcctcctcctcctcctcctcccgggaGAAGGGATCGCGGCGGAAGGCGCTGGACGGGGGGGACCgggagagggacagagacaggGACAGGGACAGGTCGTCCAAGAAGACCCGGCCCCCCAAGGAGTTGGCACCCTCTTCGGGGCCCCCGCCAAAGCCTCCAGTCAGCAGCGGCTCGGGCTCCTCGTCCTCCTCGTCCTCGTCGTCTTCCCGGAAGGTGAAGCTGCAGTCCAAGGTGGCGGTGCTGATCCGCGAGGGCGTCAGCAGTACCACGCCGGCCAGGGAGGCCTCCTCTGCCGGCCTGGGCTCCATCGGAGTCAAGTTCAGCCGCGACCGGGAGAGCCGCTCCCCCTTCCTCAAGCCAGACGAGCGGGCCCCTGCGGAGGTGGCCAAAGCAGCTCAGGGCAGCACCAAGCCCAAAAAGACCAAGGTCAAGGCCAAGGCTGGGGCCAAGAAAACCAAGGGGACCAAGGGAAAGACCAAGCCATCCAAGACCAGGAAAAAGATCCGCAGCGGGGGCAGCAGTGGCCCGGTGACGCTGAAGAAGTCCAAGGCGGATAGCTGCAGCCAGGCCGCGGGAGCCAAGGGGGCCGAGGAGACCTCCTGGTCCGGGGAAGAGCGGGCAGCCAAGGcccccagcaccccaccccccaaggtGGCCCCTCCACCCCCTGCACTGACGCCCGACTCGCAGACTGTGGACAGCAGCTGCAAGACACCTGAGGTCTCCTTCCTGCCAGAAGAGGCCGCTGAGGAGGCTGGGGTCCGGGttggggcagaggaggaggaggaggaggaagaggaggaggaggaggaggaggaggaggagcagcagccGGCCACCACCACAGCCACCAGCACGGCGGCAGCCGCGCCGAGTGCTGCCCCGAGTGCAGGGTCCACAGCTGGTGACTCGGGGGCGGAGGACGGGCCCGCTCCCCGCGGCTCCCAGCTGCCCACCCTGCCCCCGCCCATGCCCTGGAACCTGCCCGCGGGCGTGGACTGCACTACCAGCGGCGTCCTGGCCT TGACTGCACTTCTCTTCAAGATGGAAGAAGCCAATCTGGCGAGCCGAGCAAAGGCCCAGGAGCTGATCCAGGCCACCAACCAG ATCCTCAGCCACAGGAAGCCACCCTCAAGTCTGGGGGTGACCCCAGCTCCTGTGCCCACctccctgggtctgccccctggCCCCTCCAGCTACCTGCTGCCTGGCAGCCTCCCCCTGGGAGGCTGCGgctccacccctcccacccccactgggCTGGCTGCAGCGTCTGACAAGAGAGAGGGCAGCAGCAGCTCCGAGGGACGTGGGGACACAGACAAG TATCTGAAGAAGCTGCACACACAGGAGCGGGCGGTGGAGGAGGTGAAGCTGGCCATCAAGCCGTATTATCAGAAAAAGGACATCACCAAGGAGGAGTACAAGGACATCCTGAGGAAGGCCGTCCACAAG ATCTGCCACAGCAAAAGTGGGGAGATCAACCCCGTGAAGGTGAGCAACCTGGTGCGCGCCTACGTCCAACGCTACCGCTACTTCCGCAAGCATGGCCGCAAGCCAGGGGACCCTCCGGGGCCCCCGCGGCCACCCAAGGAGCCAGGACCCCCTGACAAAGGCGGCCCGGGCCTGCCCTTGCCCCCTCTCTGA
- the BCL2L12 gene encoding bcl-2-like protein 12 isoform X1 has translation MAGSEELGLREDTLRVLAAFLRRGEAVGSPIPTPPRSPAQEEPTDFLSRLRRCLPCSLRRGAVPPESSRPCSLPLRPCYGSEPGPATPDFYALVAQRLEQLVQEQLRSPPSPELQGPAPTEKEALLRKLVALLEEEAEVINQKLASDPALQRKLARLSASSFSRLVELFSSREVSPRPSQALPCPGPPPPSPEPLARLALAMELSRRVAGLGGTLAGLSVEHVHSFAPWIQAHGGWEGILAVSPVDLNLPLD, from the exons ATGGCGGGCTCGGAAGAGCTGGGGCTCCGGGAGGACACGCTGAGGGTCCTAGCTGCCTTCCTTAGGCGGGGTGAGGCTGTGGGGTCTCCCATTCCGACCCCACCCAG GAGCCCTGCCCAGGAGGAGCCAACAGACTTCCTGAGCCGCCTTCGAAGATGTCTTCCCTGCTCCCTGAGGCGAGGAGCCGTTCCCCCTGAGTCCTCTCGACCTTGCTCCCTGCCACTCCGGCCCTGCTATGGTTCAGAGCCTG GCCCTGCTACCCCAGATTTCTatgccctggtggcccagcggctgGAACAGCTGGTGCAAGAGCAACTGAGATCCCCACCTAGTCCAG AATTACAGGGTCCCGCACCCACAGAGAAGGAAGCCCTGCTGCGAAAACTGGTCGCCTTGCTGGAAGAGGAGGCAGAAGTCATCAACCAGAAG cTGGCTTCAGACCCAGCCTTACAGCGCAAACTGGCGCGCCTCTCTGCCAGTTCCTTCAGCCGCCTAGTGGAACTCTTCTCTAGCCGAGAGGTCAGCCCTCGCCCAAGCCAAGCATTACCGTGCCCTGGGCCTCCGCCACCTTCCCCGGAACCCCTGGCCCGCCTGGCCCTGGCTATGGAGCTGAGCCGGCGCGTGGCTGGGCTGGGGGGCACCTTGGCCGGACTCAGTGTAGAGCATGTGCACAGCTTCGCGCCCTGGATCCAGGCCCATGGG